A single Bifidobacterium scardovii JCM 12489 = DSM 13734 DNA region contains:
- a CDS encoding beta-galactosidase has product MSLSQTKALGRAADAARRPFRWPALLAPDGHGIAYGGDYNPDQWPESVWDDDIRLMTKAGVNTVALAIFSWDRIQPAEDEWDFDWLDRIIGKLGAAGIAVDLASATAAAPLWLYPAHPEVLPIDRYGHTINPGSRQSWSPTSPVFKDYALEMCRRLAERYGDSPAVTAWHVGNEYGWNNRYDYSDNTLRAFRRWCEREYGTVGALNEAWGTAFWSQAVTSFDQVIIPRHMGGDAMVNPSQQLDLERFGSECLKEFYKAERDAITEICPDKPITTNFMVSTDQCTMDYADWSDDVDFVSNDHYFHEGESHLDELACSDALMNGLALGKPWYLMEHSTSAVQWKPLNSRKRGGELVRDALAHVALGADAINFFQWRQSRSGAECFHSAMLPHAGEDSKVFRETCELGGLLRRLSAAGLQGAALRPSRTAILFDADCEWMTRSETLPSMKLSHWHDVRDWYRAFLDASARADVVPLRADWSDYDTVVLPTMFILSESDAGRVRAFARSGGRVIVGYATGIADEHTHVALGGYPGMLRDMLGVRGEEFNILSGADDGASTAADGAGLGDPGTVTLSNGSVSRLWANVVTSVAPDATVLATYEGTDAAAWELDGVPAIVRHPYGEGEAYYIGCDLDRADIARFLRDEFSGALPAERQSADASAALVGLESESHTDASLIRTRRSTDTADFDFVINRSGQTVSVPAVAGEMVVAYRCDAAESGSPAYALRPNGILITKTAH; this is encoded by the coding sequence ATGTCGTTGTCACAGACCAAAGCGCTCGGTCGGGCCGCCGACGCGGCGCGCAGACCCTTCCGGTGGCCTGCCCTGCTGGCGCCGGATGGGCACGGCATCGCCTACGGCGGCGACTACAACCCTGATCAATGGCCCGAATCCGTCTGGGACGACGACATTCGCCTGATGACCAAGGCCGGCGTCAACACGGTCGCCCTGGCGATCTTCAGCTGGGACAGGATCCAGCCGGCCGAGGACGAATGGGACTTCGACTGGCTGGACCGCATCATCGGCAAGCTCGGCGCGGCCGGCATCGCCGTCGATCTCGCCTCCGCGACCGCGGCCGCGCCCCTGTGGCTGTATCCGGCGCATCCTGAGGTGTTGCCGATCGACCGGTACGGCCATACGATCAACCCCGGTTCGCGCCAGTCGTGGAGCCCGACCAGCCCCGTGTTCAAGGACTACGCGCTGGAGATGTGCCGCCGCCTCGCCGAGCGGTACGGCGACAGCCCGGCCGTCACCGCGTGGCATGTCGGCAACGAGTACGGCTGGAACAACCGGTACGACTACTCGGACAACACTCTGCGCGCGTTCCGGCGCTGGTGCGAACGGGAGTACGGCACGGTAGGCGCGCTCAACGAGGCGTGGGGCACCGCCTTCTGGTCGCAGGCGGTCACCAGCTTCGACCAGGTGATCATCCCGCGCCATATGGGCGGCGACGCGATGGTCAACCCGTCGCAGCAGCTCGATTTAGAGCGTTTCGGCTCCGAATGCCTCAAGGAGTTCTACAAGGCCGAACGCGACGCGATCACCGAGATCTGCCCGGATAAGCCGATCACCACGAACTTCATGGTCTCCACCGATCAGTGCACGATGGACTACGCCGACTGGAGCGACGACGTGGATTTCGTCTCCAACGACCACTACTTCCATGAGGGCGAGTCGCATCTCGACGAGCTGGCCTGCTCCGACGCGCTGATGAACGGTCTGGCGCTGGGCAAGCCGTGGTATCTGATGGAGCATTCCACCTCGGCGGTGCAGTGGAAGCCTCTCAACTCGCGCAAGCGCGGCGGCGAACTCGTGCGCGACGCCCTCGCCCATGTGGCGTTGGGCGCCGATGCGATCAATTTCTTCCAGTGGCGGCAGTCGCGATCCGGTGCCGAATGCTTCCACTCCGCGATGTTGCCGCATGCGGGGGAGGATTCGAAGGTCTTCCGCGAGACCTGCGAGCTGGGCGGCCTGCTGCGCCGTCTGTCCGCAGCCGGGCTGCAGGGGGCCGCGTTGCGTCCCTCGCGCACCGCCATCCTATTCGACGCCGACTGCGAGTGGATGACCCGCAGCGAGACGTTGCCGAGCATGAAGCTGAGCCACTGGCACGACGTGCGCGACTGGTACCGCGCGTTCCTCGACGCGTCCGCGCGAGCTGACGTGGTGCCGCTGCGCGCCGATTGGTCGGACTACGACACCGTCGTGCTGCCGACCATGTTCATTCTGTCCGAGTCCGACGCCGGGCGCGTCAGGGCGTTTGCGCGGTCGGGCGGCCGCGTGATCGTGGGGTACGCCACCGGCATCGCCGACGAGCACACGCACGTGGCCTTGGGCGGGTACCCGGGCATGCTGCGCGACATGCTCGGCGTGCGCGGCGAGGAATTCAACATCCTGAGCGGTGCGGACGACGGCGCGAGTACCGCTGCGGATGGCGCCGGTCTCGGCGATCCCGGGACGGTCACGCTGTCCAACGGCTCCGTCAGCCGTCTATGGGCGAATGTCGTCACATCGGTTGCGCCGGACGCGACCGTGCTCGCCACCTATGAGGGCACGGACGCCGCCGCGTGGGAGCTGGACGGCGTTCCCGCGATCGTGCGTCATCCGTACGGCGAGGGCGAGGCGTATTACATCGGATGCGATCTGGACCGCGCCGATATCGCGCGGTTCCTGCGTGACGAGTTCTCCGGCGCGCTACCGGCGGAACGGCAGAGCGCGGATGCGTCGGCAGCGCTGGTCGGACTGGAAAGCGAGAGCCACACGGACGCCAGCCTGATCCGCACCCGCCGCAGCACCGATACCGCCGATTTCGATTTCGTCATCAACCGCTCCGGTCAAACCGTGTCGGTGCCGGCCGTGGCGGGTGAGATGGTCGTCGCCTACCGCTGTGACGCCGCGGAATCGGGATCGCCGGCATACGCCCTGCGCCCCAACGGCATCCTCATCACCAAAACCGCTCACTAG
- a CDS encoding LacI family DNA-binding transcriptional regulator, whose product MSKERAVGDTKASKKRVTLRDVAQAAGVSLKTASNVINGNGRMTEQTRAKVEAVIQRTGYRVNIAARNLNRDHTGFITLAVPSLTPPYLAELANRTIDAARQRGYSVYVTTYAEGSAKGARDILENFNSTVSDGMILSMSEVEDITPEDLDVDFPLVVVGARTTWGVADHVTPDDVSAAANAAGYLLDHGSTALAVVGARGAYDEDALLHAVEGNAQLRLRGIIEECRRRGIALDPRLVGNTDQDWTIGSGASVTQRLLDQGVPFDGVVALNDQLAIGSLVALRTHGFDVPGQVQVIGFDNIEESAYLQIPLTTMDSRLEWTAPTAVERILRRIGGETVEPELLMTESRVIARSSTR is encoded by the coding sequence ATGTCGAAGGAGCGTGCCGTGGGCGATACCAAGGCGAGCAAAAAGCGCGTCACGCTGCGCGACGTGGCGCAGGCGGCCGGCGTGTCCCTGAAAACCGCCTCGAACGTGATCAACGGCAACGGCCGCATGACCGAGCAAACGCGGGCCAAGGTCGAGGCGGTGATCCAGCGGACCGGATACCGCGTGAACATCGCCGCGCGCAATCTGAACCGCGACCACACCGGGTTCATCACGCTCGCCGTCCCCTCGCTCACCCCGCCGTATCTGGCCGAGCTGGCCAACCGTACCATCGACGCGGCCCGTCAGCGCGGATATTCCGTCTACGTCACCACCTACGCGGAAGGGTCCGCGAAGGGGGCTCGCGACATTCTCGAGAACTTCAACTCCACGGTGTCCGATGGCATGATCCTGTCGATGAGCGAGGTCGAGGACATCACCCCCGAGGATCTGGACGTGGATTTTCCCCTGGTGGTGGTCGGCGCGCGCACCACATGGGGCGTCGCCGACCATGTGACCCCGGATGACGTGTCGGCCGCCGCGAACGCGGCCGGCTATCTGCTCGACCATGGCTCCACAGCGCTCGCCGTGGTCGGAGCCCGCGGTGCGTACGACGAGGACGCGTTGCTGCATGCGGTGGAAGGCAACGCGCAGCTGCGCCTGCGCGGCATCATCGAGGAGTGCCGGCGCCGGGGGATCGCGTTGGATCCCCGGCTGGTCGGCAACACCGATCAGGACTGGACGATCGGCTCGGGGGCGTCCGTGACGCAGCGGTTGCTGGATCAGGGGGTGCCCTTCGACGGCGTGGTGGCGCTCAACGACCAGCTGGCGATCGGATCGCTGGTCGCCTTGCGCACACACGGTTTTGACGTGCCGGGGCAGGTGCAGGTGATCGGCTTCGACAACATCGAGGAGTCCGCCTATCTGCAGATCCCGCTGACCACGATGGACTCGAGGTTGGAATGGACCGCGCCGACCGCGGTCGAGCGCATTCTGCGCCGGATCGGCGGGGAAACCGTGGAACCCGAGCTGCTGATGACCGAATCTCGCGTCATAGCCCGGTCCAGTACGCGCTGA
- a CDS encoding HNH endonuclease family protein, translated as MSRRGYSGRSGRSGSSRNAGYSRYSSGGRAHFRKRRFNASSPLERVLILLVIAVVIGISVGIGLPKVSPDVGKLTGEYAASGPAADALNRLTVNDSPVTTGYDRDLFGYRKTDDDGNGCDARDDVLARDMTDVTYTHAGGCTVKTGVLDDPYTGETIHFVRGQKTSSAVQIDHVVALENAWQSGASMWDSAKRYRYGNDMYNLLAVDGTANQGKGSSSAAYWLPTNGAFRCDYVARQIGVKAKYELSVTTAEKRAMLSVLRSCPSEQLP; from the coding sequence ATGAGCAGACGCGGATATTCCGGGCGTTCCGGGAGGAGTGGCTCCTCCCGGAACGCCGGCTATTCCCGCTATTCCTCGGGAGGCCGTGCCCATTTCCGCAAGCGTCGGTTCAATGCGAGCAGCCCGCTGGAGCGCGTGCTGATCCTGCTGGTCATCGCGGTGGTGATCGGCATCAGCGTCGGCATCGGACTGCCCAAAGTCAGCCCGGACGTCGGCAAACTGACCGGCGAGTACGCGGCGAGCGGCCCGGCCGCGGACGCGCTGAACCGGCTGACGGTCAATGACAGCCCGGTCACGACCGGCTACGACCGCGATCTGTTCGGTTATCGCAAAACTGATGATGACGGCAACGGCTGCGACGCGCGCGACGATGTGCTCGCCCGCGACATGACGGATGTGACCTATACCCATGCGGGCGGATGCACGGTGAAAACCGGCGTGCTCGACGACCCGTACACCGGCGAGACCATTCACTTCGTACGCGGGCAGAAAACCAGCAGCGCCGTGCAGATCGACCATGTGGTGGCGTTGGAGAACGCCTGGCAGTCCGGTGCCAGTATGTGGGACAGCGCCAAGCGGTACCGGTACGGCAATGACATGTACAACCTGCTCGCCGTGGATGGCACGGCCAACCAGGGAAAGGGGTCGTCGTCGGCCGCGTACTGGCTGCCCACGAACGGCGCCTTCCGCTGCGACTACGTGGCCCGCCAGATCGGTGTGAAGGCCAAGTACGAGCTGAGCGTCACCACCGCGGAGAAACGGGCTATGCTCTCCGTGCTGCGGTCCTGCCCCAGCGAACAGCTGCCCTGA
- a CDS encoding aldo/keto reductase: MTETSDLVIAAAADSVPNIALNDGNAIPQIGLGLLRIDDDAVAPVVESALASGYRHIDGAAGYNNEGGIGRALTATGYNTGERRASLWVTTKLRDSEQGYDSALKAFDRQAGLLQVDYVDMYMLHWPTPFDWRSGETWKAFVKLRDEGRVKTLGVCNFLPEHLERLHDETGEWPAVDQIELHPTWQQREVVAFCKEHGIAVEAYSPMARGADLKAGDGTIERIAATHQVTPAQVILRWHIENGTIIIPKSVHAERQRENLDLFGFALTLEEHAAIDALDGPTRAGHDPMTFSYA, from the coding sequence ATGACGGAAACCAGTGATCTTGTCATTGCGGCTGCCGCGGACAGCGTTCCGAATATCGCCCTGAATGATGGCAATGCAATTCCTCAGATCGGCCTCGGACTGCTGCGCATCGATGACGATGCCGTGGCTCCGGTCGTCGAGTCGGCGCTCGCCTCCGGCTATCGCCACATCGACGGCGCCGCCGGCTACAACAACGAGGGAGGCATCGGCCGCGCCCTCACCGCGACCGGCTACAACACGGGGGAGCGGCGCGCATCCCTGTGGGTGACGACCAAACTGCGGGATTCCGAGCAGGGCTACGATTCCGCGCTCAAGGCCTTCGACCGCCAGGCCGGTCTGCTGCAGGTCGACTACGTGGACATGTACATGCTGCATTGGCCGACCCCGTTCGACTGGCGCAGCGGCGAGACTTGGAAGGCCTTCGTCAAGCTGCGCGACGAGGGGCGGGTCAAGACTCTCGGCGTGTGCAACTTCCTGCCCGAGCATCTGGAGCGTCTGCATGACGAAACCGGCGAATGGCCGGCCGTGGACCAGATCGAGCTGCACCCCACATGGCAGCAGCGCGAGGTCGTCGCGTTCTGCAAGGAACACGGCATCGCCGTCGAAGCGTATTCGCCGATGGCCCGCGGCGCCGATCTGAAGGCCGGCGACGGCACGATCGAGCGCATCGCCGCCACGCATCAGGTGACGCCGGCACAGGTGATCCTGCGCTGGCACATCGAGAACGGCACGATCATCATCCCCAAGTCCGTGCATGCCGAGCGCCAGCGGGAAAACCTCGATCTGTTCGGCTTCGCGCTCACGCTGGAGGAGCATGCCGCCATCGACGCGCTCGACGGTCCGACCCGCGCCGGGCACGACCCGATGACCTTCTCGTACGCGTGA
- a CDS encoding arsenate reductase/protein-tyrosine-phosphatase family protein, whose amino-acid sequence MHIMFVCTGNICRSPMGELLLTHYLEGTTVRVSSAGTHGLPMHQIDPSSARMMDSVGIESSGFRSRRLTSQMASDADLILCFEKSQRKDIVTLAPTAVRYTFLLPDFANMCKYCAENGMVKGLTIQERLQSVIDMSSIIRPMLPEAQDIEDPHGKEFSKFRLAAEQTNRALLTMLTSMRKHYRVQEAPVRPQITRQYVSAW is encoded by the coding sequence ATGCATATCATGTTCGTCTGCACGGGCAATATCTGTCGCTCGCCTATGGGCGAACTGTTGCTGACCCATTATCTTGAAGGAACCACGGTGCGTGTATCGAGCGCCGGAACGCATGGTCTGCCGATGCATCAGATCGATCCGTCCAGTGCCCGCATGATGGACAGCGTGGGCATCGAGTCGAGTGGATTCCGCTCGCGGCGCCTGACCAGCCAAATGGCCTCGGACGCCGATCTGATCCTGTGCTTTGAAAAGAGCCAACGCAAGGATATCGTGACGTTGGCTCCGACGGCGGTGCGGTACACTTTCCTGCTGCCGGATTTCGCGAATATGTGTAAGTACTGTGCAGAGAACGGCATGGTCAAGGGACTGACAATCCAGGAACGGCTGCAGTCGGTGATCGATATGTCGTCGATCATTCGCCCGATGCTGCCGGAGGCCCAGGATATCGAGGATCCGCATGGCAAGGAGTTCTCCAAGTTCCGCCTTGCCGCCGAGCAGACGAACCGAGCTTTGCTCACCATGCTCACCAGCATGCGCAAGCACTACCGGGTGCAAGAGGCGCCGGTGCGGCCGCAGATCACGCGGCAGTACGTGTCGGCGTGGTGA
- a CDS encoding MDR family MFS transporter — MTRLGMTATKRTQALTSEESYVNGHLTRTAFISIAILTFITFVGNFTQLQLSAALPTIVSEFGISVTTGQWLTSIFQLVMGVMVPLTAFLTRRFSTRQIVIVSMMVFTLGSLFAWLGPTFLLVLVGRLLEAIGTGVMWPVLQITVFSIYPLSRRGMAMGTVGMAMSVAPAVGPTIGGWQTDANGWRSIFLTLTVIGVISLLLAIFGLRNFGVNDPSARADFFSVGLSVIGFGGLMFGFTNIESYPFTHPMVWAAMLIGLAGIVWFVLRQVHGARRFNAAKAAYRASQANESEQAGDSADAEAEDTARGAAKNVAENAAVKALPQPPLLDLGVLKNRSFTVGTICAALSFFAFSSIMVIMPLYIQDDRGYSATMSGLIMLPGAFGQCISQFCGGKLLDRLGARPVAIVGSATLLFGTIMMSLIGPTTWIWWISIWQFVRQVGMGFVLMPITTWSLNCLKPSEVSAGSAVTNTARQIAGAIGAPVLVIIMETLTALRQAALGGGAANRIPANIFGIEWTLRFSAFLVFLQLMLVLFGVKGDGAGSSRDVAQRAVARLRAAREK, encoded by the coding sequence ATGACTAGACTCGGAATGACGGCAACGAAACGCACACAGGCACTCACCAGCGAGGAATCATACGTCAACGGGCATCTGACCCGCACCGCATTCATCTCCATCGCCATCCTCACCTTCATCACCTTCGTGGGCAACTTCACCCAGCTGCAGCTGAGCGCCGCATTGCCAACCATCGTTTCGGAGTTCGGCATTTCCGTCACCACCGGTCAGTGGCTCACCTCCATCTTCCAGCTGGTCATGGGCGTGATGGTGCCGCTGACAGCCTTCCTCACCCGGCGGTTCTCCACGCGGCAGATCGTCATCGTCTCGATGATGGTGTTCACGCTCGGATCACTGTTCGCCTGGCTCGGCCCCACCTTCCTGCTCGTCCTGGTCGGCCGACTGCTCGAGGCCATCGGCACCGGCGTGATGTGGCCGGTGCTGCAGATCACCGTGTTCTCCATCTATCCGTTGTCCCGCCGCGGCATGGCCATGGGCACGGTCGGCATGGCCATGAGCGTGGCGCCCGCGGTCGGGCCGACCATCGGCGGCTGGCAGACCGATGCGAACGGCTGGCGCTCCATCTTTCTGACGCTGACCGTCATCGGCGTGATTTCGCTGCTGCTCGCCATCTTCGGCCTGCGTAATTTCGGCGTGAACGACCCGAGCGCGCGCGCCGATTTCTTCTCCGTCGGACTGTCGGTCATCGGCTTCGGTGGTCTGATGTTCGGCTTCACGAACATCGAATCGTATCCGTTCACGCATCCGATGGTGTGGGCCGCCATGCTGATCGGCCTGGCCGGCATCGTGTGGTTCGTTCTGCGGCAGGTGCATGGGGCACGCCGGTTCAACGCGGCCAAGGCGGCGTACCGCGCTTCGCAGGCGAATGAGTCGGAACAGGCGGGCGATTCCGCGGATGCGGAAGCGGAAGATACGGCTAGGGGCGCCGCCAAAAATGTCGCTGAGAATGCCGCGGTGAAGGCGCTCCCCCAGCCGCCGCTGCTCGATCTGGGCGTACTGAAGAACCGCAGCTTCACTGTCGGCACGATCTGCGCGGCGCTCAGCTTCTTCGCCTTCAGCTCGATCATGGTCATCATGCCGTTGTATATCCAGGACGATCGTGGCTATTCGGCCACGATGAGCGGCCTGATCATGCTTCCAGGCGCCTTCGGTCAGTGCATCTCACAGTTCTGCGGCGGCAAGCTGCTCGACCGCTTGGGCGCCCGACCCGTCGCCATCGTCGGATCGGCCACGCTGCTGTTCGGCACGATCATGATGAGCCTGATCGGTCCGACCACCTGGATCTGGTGGATCTCCATCTGGCAGTTCGTGCGCCAGGTCGGCATGGGCTTCGTGCTGATGCCCATCACCACATGGTCGCTCAACTGCCTGAAGCCCTCCGAGGTTTCCGCCGGATCGGCCGTGACCAACACGGCTCGCCAGATCGCCGGCGCCATCGGCGCACCGGTGCTGGTGATCATCATGGAAACCCTGACCGCATTGCGCCAAGCGGCGCTCGGCGGCGGGGCGGCGAACCGGATCCCCGCCAACATCTTCGGCATCGAGTGGACGCTGCGGTTCAGTGCATTTCTGGTGTTCCTGCAGCTGATGCTCGTGCTCTTCGGTGTGAAGGGCGACGGGGCCGGATCCTCGCGCGACGTGGCGCAGCGGGCCGTGGCGCGTCTGCGCGCGGCTCGGGAGAAGTAA
- a CDS encoding sugar transferase, which produces MKLNSQNEGQSAAPTFFDGSYFSLSNDGTLLHSESETKPPLFDYSIPRWRYIYNATLVVLDLLMTLIATGIMFALLPAQRQAVMNMAPDNQGVTALLALVCVSWIISLCCTHTYERHTMGEGYSLYSKLLNAAFVDFIMLCTLGYLFHLSIPRSLNICIPIVSLVLVLVERWLMRRALHRNRRKGEFNYPTIVIGSPEGIHKILRQLRESTSLGYAPIAVCPVASVRNEDDPTEAQYLVSVPFTPANDDEAKLKVLALNSHLPLTAKRLNARTVLIADVLTRDSETTRTLSLAVESMGIELATTASVADISGATLHLRNDPLMPVLTAQLTQYSTFTRILKRVCDIVLSSIAIVLSSPLMLWAAYKVHKEDGGPALYSQSRIGMYGRPFTMYKFRSMRIDADKMDAAVAAQAGVELGTTFKLKEDPRVTKIGHFIRKTSIDEIPQFFNVFKGDMSMVGPRPQRQYEVDQYSSLYSTRLLVKPGITGPWQISGRSDLSQEQSEFADVSYIQNWSITGDIAILFKTVAAVFKGTGSY; this is translated from the coding sequence ATTAAGTTGAACAGCCAAAACGAAGGACAGTCTGCCGCGCCAACGTTCTTTGACGGATCATACTTTTCCTTGAGCAACGACGGTACCCTGCTGCACAGCGAATCCGAGACGAAACCGCCTCTTTTCGACTACTCTATTCCGCGCTGGCGTTACATATACAACGCCACCCTGGTGGTACTCGATCTGCTGATGACGCTGATCGCCACCGGCATCATGTTCGCGTTGTTGCCGGCACAGCGTCAGGCAGTCATGAACATGGCTCCGGACAATCAAGGGGTCACGGCACTGCTCGCGCTGGTCTGCGTGTCATGGATCATCAGCCTGTGCTGCACGCACACCTACGAACGCCACACGATGGGCGAGGGCTACTCTCTGTACTCCAAGCTGCTCAACGCGGCCTTCGTCGACTTCATCATGCTGTGCACGCTGGGATACCTGTTCCATCTCAGCATTCCCCGCTCGCTGAACATCTGCATTCCCATCGTGTCGCTCGTGCTGGTGCTCGTTGAGCGCTGGCTCATGCGACGGGCGCTTCACCGCAACCGCCGCAAGGGAGAGTTCAACTACCCAACCATCGTGATCGGCTCTCCCGAGGGTATCCACAAGATCCTGCGGCAGTTGAGGGAAAGCACCAGCCTCGGATACGCGCCCATCGCCGTGTGCCCGGTCGCTTCCGTACGCAACGAGGATGATCCGACCGAAGCCCAGTATCTGGTTTCGGTGCCATTCACTCCGGCCAATGACGACGAGGCGAAGCTCAAGGTACTGGCCCTCAACTCCCACCTGCCCCTGACCGCCAAGCGGCTCAACGCCCGCACCGTGCTGATCGCGGACGTGCTGACCCGCGACTCCGAAACGACGCGCACCCTGTCACTTGCTGTCGAATCCATGGGCATCGAGCTGGCCACCACCGCGTCCGTCGCCGATATCAGCGGCGCTACCCTACATCTGCGCAACGATCCGCTGATGCCGGTGCTCACCGCGCAGCTTACCCAGTACTCCACCTTTACACGCATCCTCAAGCGCGTGTGCGACATCGTGCTTTCCTCCATCGCGATCGTGCTCAGCTCGCCGCTCATGCTGTGGGCCGCGTACAAGGTGCACAAGGAGGACGGCGGTCCCGCGCTGTACTCCCAGTCGCGCATCGGCATGTATGGCCGCCCGTTCACCATGTACAAGTTCCGTTCCATGCGTATCGACGCCGACAAGATGGATGCCGCCGTGGCGGCCCAGGCCGGCGTGGAGCTCGGCACCACGTTCAAGCTCAAGGAAGACCCGCGCGTCACAAAGATCGGGCATTTCATCCGCAAGACCTCGATTGACGAGATCCCCCAGTTCTTCAACGTCTTCAAGGGCGATATGTCGATGGTCGGCCCCCGCCCACAGCGCCAGTACGAAGTGGACCAGTACTCGTCGCTCTACTCCACCCGCCTGCTCGTCAAGCCCGGCATCACCGGCCCGTGGCAGATCTCCGGGCGTAGTGACCTCTCGCAGGAGCAGTCCGAATTTGCCGACGTCTCCTACATCCAGAACTGGTCCATCACCGGCGACATCGCGATTCTGTTCAAGACCGTCGCCGCGGTGTTCAAGGGGACGGGGTCGTACTGA
- a CDS encoding Nramp family divalent metal transporter: protein MSVETGQTDATSTTDTTDTGSVDRAEAFENRERPVSELDIERDRAAHEGGKAKHPHALASILGPAFVAAVAYVDPGNVAANITSGARYGYLLVWVLVLANAMSVLIQYQSAKLGIVTNKSLPELLGSRMSDAGRFMFFMQAEVIAIATDLAEVIGGAIALNLLFGLPLFIGGLIIGAVSTVVLWFQGETQTMFERIIIVMLLVITFGFIAGLFVAPPDLGEVAGGLVPRFEGTDSVLMAASILGATVMPHAIYLHSTLVNDHYEGGVKPTIKRQLKGSKIDVAWALLLAGTVNLAMLVLAANSLHGMTGTDSIDGAQRAISQVLGPVIGTIFSIGLLASSLSSTSVGTYAGSEIMHGLLRIKAPMWACRVVTLVPALIVLWFAKDPTEALVIGQVVLSIGIPFAVIPLMRYTHDKQLMGEYVDGTFKHVLFLIVVALIIALNVLLVFLTLTGRA, encoded by the coding sequence ATGAGCGTTGAGACAGGTCAGACGGACGCGACAAGCACGACGGATACGACGGATACCGGGTCGGTCGATCGGGCGGAGGCCTTTGAGAACAGGGAAAGGCCCGTCAGCGAGTTGGACATCGAGCGTGATCGGGCGGCTCACGAGGGAGGCAAGGCCAAGCACCCGCATGCGCTCGCCAGCATTCTCGGACCGGCGTTCGTGGCTGCGGTGGCGTATGTGGATCCGGGCAACGTGGCGGCCAATATCACGTCAGGCGCGCGCTACGGATATCTGCTGGTGTGGGTGCTGGTGCTCGCCAATGCGATGAGCGTGCTCATCCAATACCAATCCGCCAAACTGGGCATCGTGACTAACAAATCGCTGCCGGAGCTGCTGGGCAGCCGCATGAGCGACGCCGGGCGGTTCATGTTCTTCATGCAGGCTGAGGTCATCGCCATCGCCACCGATCTGGCCGAGGTGATCGGCGGCGCCATCGCGCTGAACCTGCTGTTCGGGCTGCCGCTGTTCATCGGCGGTCTGATCATCGGGGCGGTGTCCACGGTGGTGCTGTGGTTCCAGGGCGAGACGCAGACCATGTTCGAGCGCATCATCATCGTGATGCTGCTGGTCATCACCTTCGGGTTCATCGCCGGCCTGTTCGTGGCGCCGCCCGATCTGGGCGAGGTGGCCGGCGGACTGGTTCCGCGGTTCGAGGGCACGGATTCGGTGCTGATGGCCGCCTCGATCCTGGGCGCCACGGTGATGCCGCACGCGATCTACCTGCATTCCACGCTGGTCAACGACCACTACGAGGGCGGCGTGAAGCCGACGATCAAGCGCCAGCTCAAAGGATCCAAGATCGATGTGGCCTGGGCGCTGCTGCTGGCCGGCACCGTGAACTTGGCGATGCTCGTGCTCGCCGCCAACTCGCTGCACGGCATGACCGGCACGGATTCCATCGACGGCGCGCAGCGCGCGATTTCGCAGGTACTTGGCCCCGTGATCGGCACGATCTTCTCCATCGGTTTGCTGGCGTCGTCCCTGAGCTCCACCTCGGTCGGCACGTATGCCGGCTCGGAGATCATGCACGGACTGCTGCGCATCAAGGCCCCGATGTGGGCGTGCCGCGTGGTGACCCTGGTACCGGCGCTGATCGTGCTGTGGTTCGCCAAGGATCCGACCGAGGCGCTGGTGATCGGCCAGGTGGTGCTGTCGATCGGCATCCCGTTCGCCGTGATCCCGCTGATGCGGTACACGCATGACAAGCAGCTGATGGGGGAGTACGTGGACGGCACGTTCAAGCATGTGCTGTTCCTGATCGTGGTGGCGCTGATCATCGCGCTCAACGTGCTGCTGGTCTTCCTGACGCTTACCGGCCGGGCGTAG